The proteins below come from a single Peromyscus maniculatus bairdii isolate BWxNUB_F1_BW_parent chromosome 13, HU_Pman_BW_mat_3.1, whole genome shotgun sequence genomic window:
- the Neu2 gene encoding sialidase-2: protein MATCPVLQKERLFQTGVYAYRIPALLFLSKQKTLLAFAEKRLTKTDEHAESLVLRRGSYSAATHQVQWQAEEVVTQARLEGHRSMNPCPLYDKHTRTLFLFFIAVPGHVSEHHQLQTRVNVTRLCHIASTDHGKTWSPVQDLTDTAIGNTHQDWATFGVGPGHCLQLRNSAGSLLVPAYAYRKLHPTRTPAPSAFCFLSHDHGHTWELGHFVSQNSLECQVAEVGTGAQKVVYLNARSTLGVRVQAQSPNGGLDFQDNQVVSKLVEPPKGCQGSVIAFPNPTSGADASDVWLLYTHPTDSLQRTNLGVYLNQKPLDPKAWSEPTLLATGACAYSDLQKMGHGPDGSPQFGCLYESDNYEEIIFLVFTLKQAFPHVFGAQ, encoded by the exons ATGGCGACCTGCCCTGTCCTACAGAAGGAGAGGCTGTTCCAGACAGGAGTCTATGCTTACAGAAtccctgctctgctcttcctgtCAAAGCAGAAGACCCTGCTGGCCTTTGCGGAAAAGCGTCTGACCAAGACGGATGAGCATGCAGAGTCGCTTGTCCTACGAAGAGGAAGCTACAGTGCAGCCACCCATCAGGTCCAG TGGCAAGCTGAGGAGGTGGTGACCCAAGCCCGGCTGGAGGGCCACCGCTCCATGAACCCATGCCCCCTGTATGACAAGCACACAAGgaccctcttccttttcttcatcgcCGTCCCCGGGCATGTATCAGAACACCACCAGCTCCAGACCAGGGTTAATGTCACACGCCTGTGTCACATCGCCAGTACCGACCACGGGAAGACCTGGAGCCCCGTCCAGGACCTCACCGATACCGCCATTGGCAACACCCACCAGGACTGGGCCACATTTGGTGTGGGTCCTGGGCACTGTCTGCAGCTGCGCAACTCAGCCGGGAGCCTGCTGGTGCCTGCTTACGCCTACCGAAAACTACACCCTACCCGCACACCTGccccctctgccttctgcttcctcagCCATGACCACGGGCACACGTGGGAGCTAGGCCACTTTGTCTCCCAGAACTCACTGGAGTGCCAGGTGGCTGAGGTTGGCACTGGAGCTCAGAAGGTGGTCTATCTCAATGCTAGGAGCACCCTGGGAGTCAGGGTCCAGGCACAAAGTCCTAACGGTGGCCTGgatttccaggacaaccaggtgGTGAGTAAACTTGTAGAGCCTCCCAAAGGCTGCCAAGGAAGTGTGATTGCCTTCCCCAACCCCACCTCAGGGGCAGATGCCTCAGATGTGTGGCTGCTGTATACCCACCCTACGGACTCCTTACAGAGGACCAACCTGGGTGTGTACCTCAACCAGAAGCCACTGGACCCCAAGGCCTGGTCAGAGCCCACTCTGCTGGCCACAGGCGCCTGTGCCTACTCGGACTTGCAGAAGATGGGGCACGGCCCTGATGGCTCCCCACAGTTTGGGTGTCTATATGAATCGGATAACTATGAAGAGATCATTTTCCTCGTGTTCACCCTGAAGCAAGCTTTCCCACATGTTTTTGGCGCCCAATGA